The following are encoded together in the Rhizoctonia solani chromosome 10, complete sequence genome:
- a CDS encoding Retrotransposable element Tf2 protein, giving the protein MHPRTAESLRLPLIDLPLPCTVTMLNGSSPQAGKIWKKANLTFSFDGKQHMAIAEEEEADKDPLKGVPPKYHPYAKVFGEEEFNKLPPHRHYDIGIELTKEGPLNLPLYSMTNAESATLKDWLRDRLKAGKIRPSKLSISSPVMFVPKKDGSRRLVVDYRCLNNRTKKNVYPLPRPDDLMAQLRGAKVFTKLDLRWGYNNVRVKEGDKWKTAFQTKYGLYKSLVMTFGLTNAPAAFQHFMNELFKDLLDICVIIYLDDILIYSKDDASHTEHVCCRHT; this is encoded by the exons ATGCACCCACGaaccgcggaatcactccgcctcccactcatagaTCTCCCCCTACCCTGCACCgtcactatgctcaatgggtcgagcccccaggctggtaaaatctggaagaaggctaacctaaccttctcctttgatggcaaac aacacatGGCTattgctgaagaggaggaagctgacaaagaCCCACTTAAAGGAGTACCTCCCAAATACCACccatacgccaaggtattcggggaagaagaatttaataagcttccccctcaCCGACACTACGACATAGGGATTGAACTTAccaaagaaggccccctAAACTTGCCCCTAtatagcatgaccaatgctgagtctgccacactcaaggactggctcagggacagaCTCAAGGCCGgaaagatccgccccagcaaatTGTCAATAAGTTCCCCCGTTATGTTtgtgcccaaaaaggatggctcccgtcGACTTGTGGTAGACTATCGTTGCCTGaacaaccggacaaagaagaatgtctacccgttaccccgcccagatgacctcatggcccaactccgtggtgccaaggtcttcaccaaactagacctaaggtggggttacaataacgtccgtgttaaagaaggtgacaaatggaagacggccttccaaaccaagtacggcctctacaaatccctggtcatgactttTGGTCTGACAAACGCTCCTGCCGctttccagcacttcatgaatgaactattcaaggatttactggacatatgcgtcatcatttacctcgatgacatcctaatttattctaaggatgacgcatctcaCACGGAGCAtgtctgttgtagacacacttga